The following nucleotide sequence is from Staphylococcus chromogenes.
CCAAGAATTTGGTCTAAACCGATACTGCCTTTAATATGGAATAAAGAAGCAATACCACCAGAGATTAAATTAATGAGTCGATCAGCTAATTCTGCTAAGGCTACAAAACTAATGACGAATGCAATAATAATTAAAACCAGTTTTCCAGCATTTAAAACGGAATCTCCTAAAAATGAGAAGAAGGGTTGACGCTTTTCATTTGTACGTAATTCAAAAATAACATCTTCATCCGCTTCGATATGTATTGGATTCAAAATAGAAGATACAATCATTGCATTAATAATATTTAATGGAATGGCCGTCAATACAAGTTCTCCTGGCAACATCGTCACGTATGCGCCTACAATAGCTCCTGACACAGAACTCATGGACATCATTGCAATTGTGAGCACCCGCGCATCATTAATGCGTTTTACTTGCTCACTAGAAACCGCGATGGCTTCAGTATTTCCTAAAAACATCATTTCAATCCCAAAAAAAGCTTCGAACTTGGGTTGACGTGTGATTTTCGCTAATACCCAACCAATACCACGCATAAAGAATGGAAGTATTCTTAAATACATAAGAACATCAAACAAAGGGACAACTAAAAGAATCGGAAATAACGCAGCGACAGCCATGTCCATTTGCTTTGTTGTCGTCCAACTTTTAAAGGCAAATCCCACTCCAGAGAATGCCGCATCAATGACCCAGGAAATACCTGCAGCAGCATATTCAACCACTTTCGTTCCTGCGGGGAAGTAAACAAAAAACCATGCGAGAAGTAAATTCAGTAAGACTAAGATGCCTATTGAACCCCATTGTATATTTTTTCGATCTCTCGAGAACAATGCGGCAACACCCATAAATACAATTAATCCAATTATGTTGATAATTAAATACATAGGTTGAAACCCTATCCTTTCTCTGTTTTTAACACTTCAAGTATACCACGTGCCCTTAACGGTGAGAATAACTTTTTACATCGCTTTCTCTCCCTACACACCAAGCCAAATATCACTATTTATCGAAAATATTAAACGTTTTCAGTCAAACGCATAAAAAACACTCTTGTCACTAAATTTCCACACTAAAACTATTGTTAAAAAGTGTCAACGCGTATATAATTTTATTGAAAATGATTATCATTAACATTTATGGAATAGGTGATTTTAATGACACATGTGGCTGACGCTCAAATCGGCATTAATTATAGAGTAACGACACTTGATATGAACAATTCAAATTTAAAGCATCGTTTACGTGCTTTAGGTTGTATTGAAGGGTGTCAATTGCAAGTTCATCAAAAAGGATTATTCAAAGGCCCTTGTACAATTAATATTAACGGCCAACATATCTCTATCCGTCATTGTGATGCATGTAAAATTTGTCTGGAGCACTGCTATGAATAACGCATACTGTATTTTAGGAAACCCAAATGTCGGTAAAACTTCCCTTTTTAATGCGTTAACAGGCTCGTACGATTATGTAGGCAACTGGAGCGGTGTTACTGTTGAAAAAAAAGTTGGACAACTGAAAGCGCACTCTGGGCGTTTGATTGATTTGCCTGGCATTTACGACCTCGTCCCCATTTCCCGTGATGAAACGGTGGTTACTGACTACCTTATTCACGAGACGTTTGATGGGATGATTAATATTATTGATGCTGCTCAAATCAAGCGAAACTTTAATTTAACTATTCAATTACTAGAGTTTGGCGCACCGTTGCTTATCGGTTTGAATATGGTGGATGTTGCGAGTCAGCGTGGCATTCAAATCGATTACCAAAAATTAATGCGCAAATTACACCTCCCTATCATTCCAGTGATTGCTAGAACTGGAAAAGGGAGTACAGAAATGCTCAACGCTTTAAAAGATCATCATTTGTCACCACAACGTCCCTTAATCATTCAGTATGGGGAACACATAGAATCACTTATTAAAGAAATCATCGCATGTATTCCAAAAGACTATCCGCTTGCAAGTAAGCATCATCGCTTTATCGCTATTCAATACATCTTAGACAATCCATCCGTTAAAGCCTCTTTTGACGCTGCAACACGAGAAGCATTTAATAACTGCATGACGGCTTTTCACCGTACACATAATATAGATATTGAGCGAGAAATTCTGGCTACTCGTCAAAATTACATCGAAGGGTTGTTGAGTGATGTCGTTACCTATCCTAAAACAACAAAACATCACCTTACTGAACGTATCGATGCTTTATTAACACATAAAGTGTTAGGAATTCCTATCTTTTTAGGATTTATGTGGCTCATTTTCCAAATTACATTTACATGGATTGGAACGCCACTCTCTGATCAACTCGACGCATTTTTCGGCGGACCGTTAACCGATTTTGCGACAAAAGTAATGACTTCATTAGGTATTTATGCGCCGATTCAAGCGCTTGTAACAGACGGCATTATTGCTGGTGTAGGGGGCGTACTCGTCTTTGTCCCGCAAATTTTAGTATTATTTTTCTTTATCTCTCTGTTAGAGGATTCTGGTTATATGGCGCGCATAGCCGTCATTATGGATCGAATTATGGAGAATTTTGGTTTAAACGGAAAATCTTTTATTCCCATGATTATCGGGTTCGGTTGTAATGTTCCCGGCATCATGGCTGCTCGGAGTATTGAAGAAGAAAAAGAGCGCCTGACCACCATCTTAATCACGCCTTTCATGTCATGTTCAGCGCGCCTTCCTGTTTATGGTTTGTTTGTGGCTGTATTTTTTGCCCAACATCAAGCGCTTATCGTCTTAAGCCTTTATGTTCTTGGCATTGTCGCTGCATTAGTCGTCAGTTATATTTTGTCTAAAACGATACTGAAAAAAGATACGTCGATTTTTGTTGTTGAGCTCCCACCTTATCGCATGCCATCTATCAAGACGTTATGGCGTAGTACGTGGGAAAAAGGAAAAGGGTTTGTTAAAAAAGCGGGTACTTTTATTTTTGCGGGTTCTGTCATTATTTGGATATTAAATTATGCAGGTCCAAATGGCTTAGACGTGCCTGTCAATGAAAGCTTTTTGCATGCTATCGGTACAACCCTTGCCCCACTCTTAACACCGTTAGGTTTTGACAGTTGGCAAGCCGCTGCAACATTAATTCCAGGTTTTCTTGCCAAAGAAGTCATTGTGAGTGCGATGGCCATTATTTATGCGGTCAATGATAACGCCTTAGTCTCTATGATTTCATCACATTTCACAGCATTATCTGCTTATAGTTTTATGGTGTTCATTTTACTTTACACACCTTGCTTAGCAACAGTCGCTGCTATTCGTAAAGAAACAACGTCATGGAAATGGACCCTACTTGCGGTAACCTATCCTGTCACGATTGCCTATGTGCTTTCATTTATTGTCTATCAAGTGGGTTCACTTATTTTTTAGGAGGTGATACGATGACACTCGTCATCAATATCTTATTTGTACTCGTCATCATCAGTTATTCTGCCTATGTCCTTACGCGTTATTTTAAGAAATCTAAAAAAGGACAATGTAGCGCATGTGATATGAACGAAGGTTGCCAAACAAATCACTTGCCAAAACATCTCCAAAATTAAAGAAAGGTGGCATTGCCTTGTTGCATCAAACAAGGGCAATGACCACCTTTTTAATGTGTGGTTAAGTTTTGTGTTTCTACAAAATGTTGATATTTTTCATGCGTTTGCATTAACTCTTCGTGTTTACCTACGCCTGTGACACGTCCTTGATCTAGGAAAATGATTTGACCTGCCTTTTTAATTGTAGATAAACGATGGGCAATCACGACTGTTGTCCGATTTTCCATTAAGATATCTAATGCTTCTTGGATTTTACGTTCACTCTCGCTATCTAAGTTGGCTGTGGCTTCATCCAATAATAAAATATCTGGATCTTTCACAAAACTTCTCGCAATATCAATACGTTGACGTTGGCCTCCTGATAATTTTAAGCCACGCTCTCCAACAATCGTATCATAACCTTGTTCGAAGCTTGAAATAAATTCATGACAATTGGCAAGTTTAGCATAATGTTCAAGTTCTTCTTGTGAGACTTCTCGCTCTATTCCGTAAAGCATATTTTCACGAATAGTGCCATTCATCATGGCATTCGATTGCATCACATAACCAATTTTACGGCGCCAGTCACTCAAACTAATATCATAAATAGATTGTTGGTTATATTTAATATCACCGGTTTCAATTTCATACATACGTTCGATTAAACTGAATAACGTACTCTTCCCAGAACCAGAGGGCCCAACGAATGCCGTTACAGCTCCTCGTTGAATATTAAACGATACGTCATTTAATACAGGCTTAACCTCATATCGGAATGACACATGTTCAAACGTCAAGTCACCGTGGGCAAGGTGATAGGCATTATTTTTCGGTTCAATGGCTTCCAGAGGTTCATGTAATATTTCATAAATTCGACTGCTCGCACCGACCGCTTTTTTATAGTCTGTAGCTAATGTCGATAAATTGATTAATGGGACTGATAAATTAAGCACATAAAAAATCATTGCCACGAGCGTCCCTGCTGATATTGCACCAGATGAAATACGCAATCCTCCAAAACCAAGAATCATACCAATCGTAATCAGCATAATAATACCTGAAATA
It contains:
- a CDS encoding FeoA family protein; translated protein: MTHVADAQIGINYRVTTLDMNNSNLKHRLRALGCIEGCQLQVHQKGLFKGPCTININGQHISIRHCDACKICLEHCYE
- a CDS encoding ABC transporter ATP-binding protein — protein: MKKENPLIYLLKKISWPVGLIIIAVMIASLGSLTGLLVPLFTGRLVDKFTITTINPSFIAILVGVFLMNAILSGLGYYLLNKIGEKMIYAIRSVLWRHIIHLKMPFFDKNESGQLMSRLTDDTKVINDFISQKLPGFFPSVITVIGSLVMLFILDWQMTLLTFITIPIFALIITPLGKIMQKISTNTQNEIANFSGLLGRVLTEMRLVKVSNTEHYELEKARFNLDEIYKLGLKQAKIAAIIQPISGIIMLITIGMILGFGGLRISSGAISAGTLVAMIFYVLNLSVPLINLSTLATDYKKAVGASSRIYEILHEPLEAIEPKNNAYHLAHGDLTFEHVSFRYEVKPVLNDVSFNIQRGAVTAFVGPSGSGKSTLFSLIERMYEIETGDIKYNQQSIYDISLSDWRRKIGYVMQSNAMMNGTIRENMLYGIEREVSQEELEHYAKLANCHEFISSFEQGYDTIVGERGLKLSGGQRQRIDIARSFVKDPDILLLDEATANLDSESERKIQEALDILMENRTTVVIAHRLSTIKKAGQIIFLDQGRVTGVGKHEELMQTHEKYQHFVETQNLTTH
- a CDS encoding FeoB-associated Cys-rich membrane protein; amino-acid sequence: MTLVINILFVLVIISYSAYVLTRYFKKSKKGQCSACDMNEGCQTNHLPKHLQN
- the feoB gene encoding ferrous iron transport protein B, with protein sequence MNNAYCILGNPNVGKTSLFNALTGSYDYVGNWSGVTVEKKVGQLKAHSGRLIDLPGIYDLVPISRDETVVTDYLIHETFDGMINIIDAAQIKRNFNLTIQLLEFGAPLLIGLNMVDVASQRGIQIDYQKLMRKLHLPIIPVIARTGKGSTEMLNALKDHHLSPQRPLIIQYGEHIESLIKEIIACIPKDYPLASKHHRFIAIQYILDNPSVKASFDAATREAFNNCMTAFHRTHNIDIEREILATRQNYIEGLLSDVVTYPKTTKHHLTERIDALLTHKVLGIPIFLGFMWLIFQITFTWIGTPLSDQLDAFFGGPLTDFATKVMTSLGIYAPIQALVTDGIIAGVGGVLVFVPQILVLFFFISLLEDSGYMARIAVIMDRIMENFGLNGKSFIPMIIGFGCNVPGIMAARSIEEEKERLTTILITPFMSCSARLPVYGLFVAVFFAQHQALIVLSLYVLGIVAALVVSYILSKTILKKDTSIFVVELPPYRMPSIKTLWRSTWEKGKGFVKKAGTFIFAGSVIIWILNYAGPNGLDVPVNESFLHAIGTTLAPLLTPLGFDSWQAAATLIPGFLAKEVIVSAMAIIYAVNDNALVSMISSHFTALSAYSFMVFILLYTPCLATVAAIRKETTSWKWTLLAVTYPVTIAYVLSFIVYQVGSLIF
- a CDS encoding NupC/NupG family nucleoside CNT transporter: MYLIINIIGLIVFMGVAALFSRDRKNIQWGSIGILVLLNLLLAWFFVYFPAGTKVVEYAAAGISWVIDAAFSGVGFAFKSWTTTKQMDMAVAALFPILLVVPLFDVLMYLRILPFFMRGIGWVLAKITRQPKFEAFFGIEMMFLGNTEAIAVSSEQVKRINDARVLTIAMMSMSSVSGAIVGAYVTMLPGELVLTAIPLNIINAMIVSSILNPIHIEADEDVIFELRTNEKRQPFFSFLGDSVLNAGKLVLIIIAFVISFVALAELADRLINLISGGIASLFHIKGSIGLDQILGVFMYPFALLLGLPFDEAWIVAQQMAKKIVTNEFVVMGEIMGEVQNYDPHRRAIISTFLISFANFSTVGMIIGTLKGIVKESTSDFVSKYVPMMLLAGILVSLLTAGFVGLFAW